In one Methylothermaceae bacteria B42 genomic region, the following are encoded:
- a CDS encoding peptidoglycan-binding protein — MRRIHSILFVILMLSRPLWAEEIPLADNPPQRYTVVKGDTLWDIAARFLRNPWQWPEIWHANPHIKDPHWIYPGDVIVLKWVEGQPQLTLQRGGAENLRGGTEKLQPQIRETPIEQAIPTIPYEAIRQFLTSPRVVTKEEIKNAPYIVSLQDNRIVGGTGDTIYVRGIEDSENTQGFTVFRRGKALREHKTKDILGYEAIYVADTQLEKGGDPATLKVTRSNREILVGDKLLPIQEEQLALNYQPRPPSTKIKGRIINVLDGVSQIGQYNIVVIDRGSQDGLEKGHVLAILRKGEKIRDSVDKRAAEMVKLPDEKAGLLLIFRPFEKVSYGIVMKATRAIHINDIVKNPEL, encoded by the coding sequence ATGCGCCGTATCCACTCGATTCTTTTTGTCATCTTAATGCTTAGCAGGCCCCTTTGGGCGGAAGAAATTCCCCTCGCGGATAATCCTCCGCAACGATATACCGTCGTTAAGGGGGACACGCTCTGGGATATCGCAGCCCGTTTCCTCAGAAACCCCTGGCAATGGCCCGAAATATGGCACGCCAACCCGCACATCAAAGACCCGCACTGGATTTATCCCGGGGATGTGATTGTTCTGAAATGGGTGGAAGGCCAACCCCAGTTAACTTTGCAACGGGGCGGGGCGGAAAATCTCCGGGGCGGTACTGAGAAACTGCAACCACAAATCCGCGAAACCCCCATTGAACAAGCCATTCCGACCATTCCCTATGAGGCTATCCGCCAGTTCCTTACTTCACCCCGGGTGGTTACCAAGGAAGAAATCAAAAACGCTCCCTACATTGTCAGCTTGCAAGACAACCGGATCGTTGGGGGCACTGGCGATACTATCTATGTGCGAGGAATTGAAGACAGCGAAAACACCCAGGGATTTACCGTCTTCCGCCGAGGTAAAGCACTACGGGAACATAAAACCAAAGACATTCTCGGCTATGAAGCCATCTATGTCGCCGACACGCAACTGGAAAAAGGTGGGGATCCTGCCACCTTGAAGGTAACCCGCAGCAACCGGGAGATTCTGGTGGGTGACAAGCTTTTGCCCATCCAGGAAGAACAATTGGCCCTCAACTACCAGCCCCGCCCGCCAAGCACAAAGATTAAGGGACGTATCATTAACGTTTTGGACGGTGTCTCGCAAATTGGCCAATACAATATAGTCGTCATCGATCGTGGCAGCCAGGACGGACTTGAAAAAGGCCATGTTTTGGCCATCCTCCGCAAAGGCGAAAAAATCCGGGATAGCGTGGACAAAAGAGCTGCCGAAATGGTAAAACTCCCGGATGAAAAAGCCGGCCTGCTGCTTATTTTCCGCCCCTTTGAAAAAGTCAGCTACGGCATTGTGATGAAAGCCACGCGTGCAATCCATATCAACGATATTGTCAAAAATCCAGAGCTTTAA
- a CDS encoding 3-hexulose-6-phosphate isomerase, whose product MTTQWKPILNKIGEILEATDPSAEAQLTELMDSSPQIFVGGAGRSRLVGSFFVMRLMHAGYKAFLLGEIVTPSIGKDDLLIVISGSGNTPSMVAAAQRAKKEGAKVALITAQKDSNVGDVADHIFQMGNPEIFSKKEPGMPMGTMFELSTLILLEGTIAHIIYEKGIPEEEMRSRHANLE is encoded by the coding sequence ATGACTACCCAATGGAAACCCATCCTCAATAAAATTGGGGAGATCCTGGAAGCAACCGATCCCAGCGCAGAAGCTCAGCTGACCGAACTGATGGACAGTTCCCCCCAGATTTTTGTCGGGGGAGCGGGCCGTTCCCGGTTGGTTGGTAGCTTCTTTGTCATGCGCCTGATGCATGCTGGCTATAAGGCCTTTTTGCTGGGAGAGATTGTTACTCCTTCTATCGGCAAGGATGATTTGCTGATTGTGATTTCAGGCTCAGGCAATACACCCTCCATGGTGGCCGCTGCCCAGCGGGCCAAGAAGGAGGGCGCCAAAGTAGCGCTGATTACCGCCCAGAAAGATTCCAATGTCGGTGATGTCGCCGATCATATCTTTCAAATGGGTAATCCTGAAATCTTCAGCAAAAAAGAGCCTGGCATGCCGATGGGAACTATGTTTGAGCTATCCACGCTCATCCTTCTAGAAGGAACCATCGCCCATATCATTTATGAAAAGGGCATTCCTGAAGAAGAAATGCGTTCCCGGCACGCCAATCTGGAATAA
- a CDS encoding DNA topoisomerase I — protein MSQNLVIVESPAKAKTIAKYLGPGFKVLASYGHVRDLVPKEGAVDPDHDFAMKYELIDKNRKHVQAIKQEAKKADALYLATDPDREGEAISWHILEILKENKLLKDKPARRIVFHEITKRAIQEALEKAGDISMELVNAQQARRALDYLVGFNLSPLLWKKIRRGLSAGRVQSPALRMIVEREIEIENFEPREYWTIDAACKAEDQGFGAKLVQFQGEKIKQFTVTDEEKATAIRQTLLDLAQGRLKVIKVEKRQRKRNPAPPFITSTLQQEASRKLGFTTRRTMSVAQQLYEGIDIGGETVGLITYMRTDSTQLAQEAVMEIFDLIAERYGKDFLPAKPRVFKSKSKNAQEAHEAIRPTSVKRLPEQVKPFLTPEQFKLYELIWKRTVACQMIHATLNTVAIDLACGNEENIFRATGSTIAHPGFMSVYQEGKDDGGEQDDKDKILPPLKEGQQVALEDIITAQHFTEPPPRYTEASLVKALEQHGIGRPSTYASIISTLQQRDYVVLENKRFKPTDVGRIVNKFLTEHFTRYVDYNFTADLEDQLDAVARGEKKWVGLLKEFWNPFKNLVVDKESSVQRKDVTQQPIDEKCPECGGQLAIRLGRNGRFIGCGNFPECKYTRNLDGSTNETQEPESLDRKCPDCGGDLQIKTGRYGKFIGCSNYPKCKHIESLEKPEDTGVECPQCKKGTILKRKSRNGKIFYSCSTYPKCKYAIWNPPVAEPCPVCNWPILTIKTTKRRGTEKVCPQKSCNYATPYEGEDPTTITPAAAQAS, from the coding sequence ATGTCACAGAATTTAGTCATTGTCGAATCGCCCGCCAAGGCGAAAACCATTGCCAAATACCTGGGGCCGGGCTTTAAAGTCTTGGCCTCCTATGGACACGTGCGCGATCTGGTTCCAAAGGAAGGCGCGGTCGATCCCGACCATGATTTCGCCATGAAATATGAGTTGATTGACAAAAACCGCAAGCACGTACAGGCCATCAAACAGGAGGCAAAAAAAGCCGATGCCTTGTACCTGGCCACTGACCCGGACCGGGAAGGTGAGGCAATTTCCTGGCATATCCTGGAAATCCTCAAGGAAAACAAACTTCTGAAAGACAAACCCGCCCGCCGGATTGTCTTCCACGAAATTACCAAGCGCGCCATCCAGGAAGCACTGGAAAAGGCCGGTGATATTTCCATGGAACTGGTCAACGCCCAGCAAGCGCGCCGGGCATTGGATTACCTGGTTGGTTTCAACCTGTCTCCCCTATTGTGGAAGAAAATCCGCCGCGGCCTTTCCGCGGGCCGGGTTCAAAGCCCTGCCCTGCGCATGATTGTCGAGCGGGAAATCGAAATCGAAAATTTCGAGCCCCGGGAATACTGGACCATTGACGCTGCTTGCAAGGCGGAAGATCAAGGCTTCGGCGCCAAACTGGTGCAATTTCAGGGCGAAAAAATCAAACAATTCACCGTCACCGACGAGGAAAAAGCCACCGCCATCCGCCAGACTCTGCTGGACCTGGCCCAAGGTCGCCTCAAGGTGATCAAGGTCGAGAAAAGGCAGCGCAAACGCAACCCGGCACCTCCTTTCATTACTTCCACCTTGCAACAGGAAGCCTCGCGCAAACTGGGCTTCACCACCCGCCGCACCATGTCGGTGGCCCAACAACTCTATGAAGGCATTGATATTGGCGGTGAAACCGTTGGTTTGATCACCTATATGCGTACCGACTCCACCCAGTTGGCGCAAGAGGCAGTCATGGAGATTTTTGACCTGATCGCCGAACGCTACGGCAAGGATTTCCTGCCCGCCAAGCCCCGGGTCTTCAAGTCAAAATCCAAAAATGCCCAGGAAGCCCACGAAGCGATTCGCCCCACTTCGGTCAAGCGGCTGCCGGAACAAGTCAAGCCGTTTTTGACCCCGGAACAATTCAAACTCTATGAGTTGATCTGGAAACGCACCGTCGCCTGCCAGATGATCCACGCGACGCTCAATACCGTCGCCATCGACCTTGCCTGCGGCAACGAAGAAAATATTTTCCGGGCCACCGGATCGACCATCGCCCACCCTGGGTTCATGAGCGTCTACCAGGAAGGCAAAGACGATGGTGGTGAGCAAGATGACAAGGATAAAATCCTGCCACCTCTCAAGGAAGGCCAACAAGTCGCCCTGGAAGATATCATCACAGCCCAACACTTTACCGAGCCGCCTCCCCGTTACACGGAAGCCAGCTTGGTAAAAGCACTGGAGCAGCACGGCATCGGCCGTCCTTCCACTTATGCCAGCATTATCTCCACCCTGCAACAGCGCGATTACGTGGTGCTGGAAAACAAGCGCTTCAAACCCACCGATGTAGGAAGGATTGTCAACAAATTCCTAACCGAGCACTTCACCCGCTACGTGGACTATAACTTCACGGCGGATCTGGAAGACCAGCTGGATGCGGTTGCCCGCGGCGAAAAAAAATGGGTAGGACTGCTGAAGGAATTTTGGAATCCTTTCAAAAATTTAGTGGTGGACAAAGAATCCAGCGTGCAACGGAAGGATGTTACCCAACAGCCCATTGACGAAAAGTGCCCGGAATGCGGCGGGCAATTGGCAATTCGTTTGGGACGAAACGGCCGTTTCATCGGCTGCGGCAACTTCCCGGAGTGCAAATACACCCGTAACCTGGATGGCAGCACCAACGAAACCCAAGAACCTGAGTCCCTGGACCGGAAATGCCCCGATTGCGGCGGCGACCTGCAAATCAAAACCGGCCGCTATGGCAAATTTATCGGTTGCAGCAATTATCCCAAGTGCAAGCATATCGAATCCCTGGAAAAGCCGGAAGATACCGGCGTCGAGTGCCCCCAATGCAAAAAGGGGACGATACTCAAGCGCAAATCCAGAAATGGCAAGATTTTCTACTCCTGCTCAACTTATCCCAAGTGCAAATATGCCATCTGGAATCCGCCGGTCGCCGAACCCTGCCCGGTTTGCAACTGGCCCATTCTGACCATCAAAACCACCAAACGGCGGGGGACGGAAAAGGTCTGCCCCCAGAAAAGCTGTAATTACGCAACACCCTATGAGGGAGAAGATCCGACCACAATCACCCCTGCTGCAGCGCAAGCTTCCTGA
- a CDS encoding tRNA threonylcarbamoyladenosine biosynthesis protein RimN, with the protein MSLTPGKLRRAASHLRHGGIAAYPTEAIYGLGCDPWNPDAVYSLLELKQRPVTKGLILIASTFEQLLPFIILPPQPVLERILASWPGPVTWVLPVSPSVPLWLRGEHQTIAARVTAHPIASALCNAFDGALVSTSANPAGRRPARTSIHVRRYFRHANELFIIHGRVGKLARPTPIYDALSGRCLRQ; encoded by the coding sequence GTGTCACTCACCCCTGGGAAACTCCGCCGGGCCGCAAGCCATCTCCGGCATGGTGGCATCGCCGCCTATCCTACTGAAGCCATTTATGGGTTGGGTTGTGATCCCTGGAATCCCGATGCTGTCTATTCTCTGCTGGAATTAAAGCAACGCCCGGTCACCAAGGGATTGATTTTGATTGCTTCAACCTTTGAACAACTGTTGCCATTCATTATTCTGCCGCCACAACCTGTGCTCGAACGCATACTCGCTAGTTGGCCTGGCCCGGTTACCTGGGTGCTGCCGGTTTCGCCATCCGTTCCCCTTTGGCTTCGGGGCGAACACCAAACCATTGCCGCCAGGGTGACTGCTCACCCAATCGCTTCCGCCCTGTGCAATGCATTTGATGGCGCGCTTGTCTCTACCAGCGCCAATCCGGCGGGCCGAAGGCCGGCGCGCACTTCAATTCACGTCAGGCGTTATTTCAGGCATGCAAACGAATTGTTCATTATCCATGGCCGGGTGGGAAAACTCGCGCGCCCCACGCCCATCTACGACGCTCTTAGTGGCAGATGTCTACGCCAGTAA
- a CDS encoding hydroxyacid dehydrogenase has translation MTKSPLAIAWLGTGLMGAPMAVRLLEHQYQVRVWNRTLAKAQPLERKGARLSSGPKEALADANILVTMLSDFPATKAVLSELDFTGKTLIQMATIAPEESRSLAQMIREKGGDYLEAPLLGSIPEAKSGNLIIMIAGKREVFNKMRPVLEILGSELHYVGEIGQAAALKLALNQLIASLTVAFATSLAFVETHDIAADDFMKVLRKSALYAPTFDKKLPRMQSHDYTNPNFPTEHLLKDIRLFLQSANELDSTALEAVAKLYQKSATDHQFEDYSRVFEAVNLKDGK, from the coding sequence ATGACAAAATCACCATTAGCCATTGCATGGCTAGGTACTGGATTAATGGGCGCCCCAATGGCGGTCCGGCTATTAGAACATCAATATCAAGTTCGAGTTTGGAATCGAACCTTGGCAAAAGCCCAACCTCTGGAGAGGAAGGGCGCAAGATTGTCTTCTGGCCCCAAGGAAGCATTGGCCGATGCCAATATCCTGGTGACTATGTTAAGCGATTTCCCGGCCACCAAGGCAGTTTTATCGGAGCTTGATTTTACGGGTAAAACACTCATTCAGATGGCGACCATCGCGCCTGAAGAAAGCCGGAGTTTGGCCCAAATGATTCGAGAGAAAGGAGGCGACTATCTGGAAGCGCCACTACTTGGCAGTATTCCGGAAGCAAAATCAGGGAACTTAATCATTATGATTGCCGGCAAACGGGAAGTTTTTAATAAAATGCGTCCGGTTTTGGAGATTCTTGGTAGCGAACTTCATTATGTGGGAGAGATAGGTCAGGCTGCCGCACTCAAATTGGCTTTGAATCAATTGATTGCTTCGTTAACGGTTGCTTTCGCGACAAGCCTCGCTTTTGTTGAGACTCATGACATTGCGGCGGATGATTTTATGAAGGTACTTCGTAAAAGTGCGCTTTACGCGCCGACTTTCGACAAAAAGCTGCCTCGCATGCAGTCCCATGATTATACCAACCCAAATTTTCCTACTGAGCATTTGCTTAAAGACATTCGTTTATTTCTCCAGTCCGCCAACGAGCTTGATAGCACAGCGTTGGAAGCAGTGGCGAAGCTTTATCAAAAATCAGCCACAGATCATCAGTTTGAAGATTATTCCCGCGTTTTTGAAGCAGTCAATTTAAAAGACGGGAAGTGA
- a CDS encoding DNA polymerase V, producing the protein MQLPLFSSKVAAGFPSPADDAVERALDLNELLIKRPAATFFVRVEGESMIGAGIYPNDILVVDRSLEPMPGRIVICALNGELAVKRLKSIENQRVILASENPDYPDIEVEEEVDFVIWGVVTNVVHALD; encoded by the coding sequence TTGCAGCTTCCTTTATTTTCCAGCAAGGTAGCGGCGGGTTTTCCTTCTCCGGCAGATGATGCGGTGGAGAGGGCGTTGGATCTCAATGAGCTTTTAATTAAGCGGCCAGCGGCGACTTTCTTTGTGCGGGTAGAAGGGGAGTCGATGATTGGGGCGGGTATTTATCCTAATGATATTTTGGTGGTGGACCGTTCTTTGGAGCCCATGCCTGGGCGGATTGTTATTTGTGCCTTGAATGGCGAGTTGGCGGTCAAGCGGTTAAAGTCTATCGAGAATCAGCGGGTGATTCTGGCTTCGGAAAATCCAGATTATCCCGATATTGAAGTAGAAGAAGAGGTGGACTTCGTGATTTGGGGGGTAGTCACTAATGTTGTCCATGCCCTCGACTGA
- a CDS encoding DNA processing protein DprA, which translates to MNRAQDTDNLKYWLALVQTPGIGPRVLQKLQHHFPSPEAILHEKPNMLRALGLKETTISALGDPRWDKVESALHWHQSHSDHHILTLDDPDYPPLLKQISSPPPLLFVHGKVESLPRPQLAIVGSRNPTPGGKQLAHEFAHALSQLGLTITSGLATGIDGAAHEGTLAADGITIGVAATGPDRIYPARHKKIAEKIVTQGAIVSEFPPGTPVKAQNFPRRNRIISGLSLGTLVVEAAIKSGSLITAKYALEQNRAVLAIPGSIHNPLARGCNGLIREGAILVETVEDVLQELNLISPTASDKYLLETTQTAIELTEDYRDLLNKIDYAPTSVDRLVEITGMRAENVASMILVLELQGYVAATAGGCYQRIR; encoded by the coding sequence TTGAACAGGGCCCAAGACACCGATAACCTCAAATACTGGCTGGCGCTGGTTCAAACTCCCGGTATTGGCCCCCGGGTACTGCAAAAATTGCAGCACCACTTCCCGTCCCCGGAAGCGATTCTGCACGAAAAACCTAATATGCTGCGCGCCTTGGGATTAAAAGAAACCACCATTAGCGCTCTAGGCGATCCCCGCTGGGACAAGGTGGAAAGCGCCCTCCACTGGCATCAAAGTCACTCCGACCACCATATCCTGACCCTGGATGACCCTGACTACCCACCGCTCCTCAAGCAAATTTCCTCGCCGCCCCCGTTACTGTTCGTCCACGGCAAAGTTGAATCGTTGCCCCGGCCTCAACTGGCCATTGTCGGCAGCCGTAACCCGACACCTGGCGGAAAGCAGCTTGCCCATGAGTTTGCCCATGCGCTCTCTCAACTCGGTTTAACCATTACCAGTGGTCTCGCCACAGGGATTGACGGTGCCGCCCATGAAGGGACACTCGCCGCAGACGGGATTACCATCGGGGTTGCAGCCACTGGTCCTGACCGGATTTACCCCGCCCGGCATAAAAAAATTGCCGAGAAGATTGTCACTCAGGGCGCAATCGTGTCAGAATTCCCGCCGGGAACACCGGTTAAAGCCCAGAACTTCCCAAGGCGCAACCGGATAATCTCCGGTTTATCTTTAGGAACATTGGTGGTGGAGGCGGCAATCAAGAGTGGCTCCTTGATTACAGCGAAATATGCGTTGGAGCAAAACCGTGCCGTCCTGGCTATTCCTGGTAGTATCCACAATCCGCTGGCGCGGGGATGTAATGGTTTAATACGGGAGGGGGCCATACTAGTAGAAACAGTAGAAGATGTCTTACAAGAATTGAACCTGATCTCTCCAACAGCATCAGACAAATACTTATTGGAGACAACACAAACCGCTATTGAACTCACTGAAGATTATCGGGACTTATTAAATAAAATTGATTACGCACCGACCTCGGTGGACCGTTTGGTAGAAATCACTGGCATGCGGGCAGAAAATGTGGCATCAATGATTTTAGTATTGGAACTGCAGGGATACGTGGCCGCCACTGCCGGAGGTTGCTATCAACGAATTCGTTAA
- a CDS encoding 16S rRNA methyltransferase (catalyzes the methylation of cytosine at position 967 (m5C967) of 16S rRNA; SAM-dependent methyltransferase), with the protein MMAQTRCATAQILTRVIVEGQSLTHALSILETLPAEQRPFVQAACYGVVRWYHRLDFILSRLLHKPIKDKEIKMLALLGLYQLRSMGVKPHAAVSETVSAVGRKQWARALLNAVLRNYLRRREVLEAEADADPVASVSHPQWLRHKISESWPEDDVAVLKANNQQAPMTLRVNLAVTSRDNYQEKLKQHGLISTPVADVDSALILEKPVPVQRLPGFSLGWVSVQDAAAQLAGPLMQLAPQQRVLDVCAAPGGKTMHLLEICPDVKTMVALDIDGARLQRVQEHFDRWEKPLPVVLKAADARQINDWWDGNQFDRILLDAPCSGTGVIRRHPDIKLLRRESDIAALVQLQREILEAVWPLLAPEGVLLYATCSIFKEENERQVAKFLANHPDAQIATIHASWGRQAGPGRQILPGENNMDGFFYARLKKCSSAG; encoded by the coding sequence TTGATGGCACAAACTCGCTGCGCCACCGCCCAGATTTTGACCCGTGTAATTGTGGAAGGGCAGTCCTTGACTCACGCTTTGTCCATCTTGGAAACATTGCCCGCCGAGCAAAGGCCATTTGTTCAGGCGGCCTGTTACGGGGTAGTGAGATGGTATCACCGCCTGGATTTCATTCTATCCCGGCTACTCCATAAACCCATCAAGGATAAAGAAATAAAAATGTTGGCTTTGCTAGGCCTGTATCAGCTTAGGAGTATGGGGGTAAAGCCCCATGCGGCCGTGTCGGAAACCGTTTCAGCCGTTGGCCGCAAGCAATGGGCTAGAGCACTCTTGAATGCGGTGCTGAGAAATTATTTGCGACGCCGTGAAGTGCTGGAAGCAGAAGCGGACGCAGATCCGGTTGCATCGGTGAGCCATCCGCAGTGGTTGCGGCATAAAATCAGCGAATCCTGGCCGGAAGATGATGTTGCTGTTCTTAAGGCAAATAATCAGCAAGCGCCGATGACCCTTCGAGTGAACTTGGCGGTCACGAGCCGGGATAATTACCAGGAAAAATTGAAACAACATGGCTTGATTTCTACCCCGGTTGCGGATGTGGATTCAGCTCTGATACTGGAAAAGCCGGTACCGGTCCAGCGATTGCCAGGCTTCTCCTTGGGTTGGGTGTCGGTTCAAGACGCTGCCGCGCAGTTGGCCGGGCCTTTGATGCAACTGGCGCCGCAGCAGCGTGTTCTGGATGTTTGTGCGGCGCCAGGTGGAAAAACCATGCATCTATTGGAAATTTGCCCCGATGTGAAAACGATGGTGGCTCTTGATATTGATGGGGCGCGTTTGCAGCGAGTACAAGAGCACTTCGACCGCTGGGAAAAACCTTTGCCAGTTGTTCTGAAAGCGGCCGATGCCCGCCAAATAAATGATTGGTGGGATGGGAATCAATTTGACAGAATTTTATTGGATGCGCCTTGTTCCGGGACAGGTGTTATCCGGCGGCATCCGGATATCAAACTGTTACGGCGGGAAAGCGATATTGCCGCTTTGGTTCAGCTGCAGCGGGAAATTCTCGAAGCCGTCTGGCCATTGCTGGCGCCGGAAGGCGTGTTGCTGTATGCCACGTGCTCAATTTTTAAAGAAGAAAATGAAAGGCAAGTAGCTAAATTTCTGGCAAATCATCCAGATGCACAAATTGCAACGATTCATGCAAGCTGGGGACGGCAAGCAGGTCCTGGCAGGCAAATTCTTCCCGGGGAAAATAATATGGACGGATTTTTTTATGCGCGATTAAAGAAATGTTCTTCCGCCGGGTAA
- a CDS encoding methionyl-tRNA formyltransferase: MRIIFAGTPEFAVPSLEALLASGHQVIAVYTQPDRPAGRGQKLHPSPVKKLALAHHLPVIQPKTLRNEEAIEQFIRFSPDLLVVAAYGLILPSEILDAPTLGAINVHASLLPRWRGAAPIQRAILAGDMETGITIMQVVPELDAGPMLIKKSIPITSEDTAGDLHEKLAELGAQAVREVLPLLETESITPRPQDESQVTYADKIRKEEAHLDWSLPAQQLARCVRAFNPWPVAFTYWQDKRLRIWCAEVLDQESPAEPGTVIRAKKQLQVATGEGVLRLLEVQLPGGKRISAEAFLSAHDCSGARFK, translated from the coding sequence ATGCGGATTATTTTTGCCGGGACGCCGGAATTTGCCGTCCCCAGCCTGGAAGCTTTGCTGGCTTCCGGGCATCAAGTGATTGCCGTTTATACCCAACCGGACCGGCCTGCAGGGCGGGGACAAAAATTGCATCCCAGCCCGGTAAAAAAACTGGCGCTGGCGCATCACTTGCCTGTCATACAGCCTAAGACTTTGCGCAACGAAGAGGCCATTGAACAGTTTATTCGATTTTCTCCAGATTTACTGGTAGTGGCCGCTTATGGTTTGATTCTCCCTTCTGAAATCCTCGATGCGCCTACTTTAGGCGCCATTAATGTCCATGCTTCGCTACTGCCGAGATGGCGCGGAGCGGCGCCAATTCAGCGGGCGATCCTGGCGGGCGACATGGAAACCGGGATCACCATTATGCAAGTGGTTCCGGAGTTGGATGCTGGCCCGATGTTGATAAAAAAATCCATTCCCATTACCTCTGAGGATACGGCTGGAGATTTACATGAAAAACTTGCCGAACTGGGCGCGCAGGCGGTCAGGGAAGTGCTCCCCTTGCTGGAAACCGAATCAATTACCCCCCGCCCCCAGGACGAGTCGCAAGTGACTTATGCGGACAAGATTCGAAAGGAAGAGGCGCATCTGGATTGGTCTTTGCCCGCGCAGCAACTAGCAAGATGTGTTAGAGCCTTTAATCCTTGGCCGGTGGCATTTACCTATTGGCAAGACAAGCGGTTGAGAATCTGGTGTGCCGAAGTCTTGGATCAGGAGTCCCCGGCAGAACCCGGTACCGTCATTCGGGCCAAAAAACAGTTGCAGGTGGCAACAGGGGAAGGCGTCTTGCGTTTGTTGGAGGTCCAGCTGCCCGGCGGCAAGCGGATATCGGCGGAGGCTTTTCTCAGTGCCCATGATTGCAGCGGCGCGCGATTTAAATAA
- a CDS encoding peptide deformylase, whose product MALLEILEFPDERLRKKALPVAKVDRAIQQLVDDMFETMYEAPGVGLAATQVNVPKRIIVIDVSEDKDRPLCLINPEILEKEGKEESEEGCLSVPGIFEKVQRAEKVKIKALDQQGEPLEMEAGGLLAVCIQHEIDHLDGKLFVDYLSPLKRQRIKKKLLKSQRLSKDKGPAKAVI is encoded by the coding sequence ATGGCCTTGTTGGAGATTCTCGAATTTCCCGATGAAAGATTACGCAAAAAGGCGTTGCCGGTTGCGAAAGTAGATCGCGCCATCCAGCAATTGGTGGATGATATGTTCGAAACTATGTATGAAGCGCCTGGCGTAGGGTTGGCGGCAACCCAGGTTAACGTCCCAAAGCGCATCATAGTGATTGATGTGTCAGAGGACAAGGACCGGCCCCTGTGTCTTATTAATCCTGAAATCTTGGAAAAAGAAGGAAAGGAGGAGAGCGAAGAAGGGTGCCTGTCGGTGCCGGGCATCTTTGAAAAAGTCCAGCGGGCGGAAAAAGTAAAAATCAAAGCCCTCGACCAGCAAGGTGAGCCTTTGGAAATGGAAGCCGGCGGTTTATTGGCGGTTTGTATTCAACACGAAATCGACCACCTGGATGGCAAGTTGTTTGTGGATTATTTATCACCCCTCAAACGTCAGCGGATCAAGAAAAAATTACTGAAAAGCCAACGTCTAAGTAAAGACAAAGGTCCAGCCAAGGCTGTGATTTAA
- a CDS encoding 3-hexulose-6-phosphate synthase produces the protein MAKPLIQLALDSLDFGTTLRLASLAAPYVDILEIGTPCIKHNGVPLVKAMRALFPDKKLFVDLKTMDAGEYEATPFYDAGGDICTVLGVSDLSTIKGVVTAANNHGKQAQVDLINVPNKAERAREAAELGAHIIGIHTGIDQQLQGATPFADLNEIVGLGLNVQVSVAGGIKPETVQQVVQAGADIIVVGGAITGSDDPAAAARKIRELVDAA, from the coding sequence ATGGCAAAACCATTAATTCAATTGGCGCTGGATTCTTTGGATTTCGGAACCACTCTAAGGCTGGCCAGCTTGGCTGCCCCGTATGTCGATATCCTGGAAATCGGGACTCCTTGCATCAAGCACAATGGCGTTCCTCTCGTCAAGGCTATGCGCGCCCTTTTCCCGGACAAAAAATTGTTCGTCGACTTGAAAACCATGGACGCTGGCGAATACGAAGCCACGCCTTTCTATGATGCTGGCGGTGATATTTGCACCGTTCTGGGTGTTTCTGACTTGTCCACCATCAAAGGCGTGGTCACCGCTGCCAACAACCACGGCAAACAAGCTCAGGTTGACCTGATCAACGTTCCTAACAAAGCTGAGCGTGCTCGCGAAGCCGCTGAACTTGGCGCCCATATCATCGGCATCCACACGGGTATCGACCAACAATTGCAGGGCGCGACACCTTTTGCTGACTTGAACGAGATTGTTGGCTTGGGCCTGAATGTTCAGGTTTCAGTTGCTGGCGGCATCAAGCCTGAAACTGTCCAACAAGTTGTTCAAGCTGGCGCTGACATCATTGTTGTTGGTGGCGCAATCACTGGTTCCGATGATCCTGCAGCAGCTGCTCGCAAGATCCGTGAATTGGTTGATGCAGCTTAA